A genome region from Micromonospora peucetia includes the following:
- a CDS encoding HalD/BesD family halogenase yields MFDSRVLYQELREHVERDVAPDDIATARRDFSYLGHAKVSFVAPDSVKKAVADEVNELIDKAGTRRDLRFAETDYTPRRMRNVTRAEIAELGTVITQVYTAEPMLRVLSEVAGEPVHPCPYEPEQFVITCLEKDGDTHGWHWDDFAFALVWVVECPPVEHGGFVQCVPGTTWNKQRPEINRALVSRPIYSMELFPGDLYLMRTNTTLHRVAPVRQGRRKIINMGYASTSDLTRDFTHETMDQLWATAPAGEV; encoded by the coding sequence ACGGCCCGCCGCGACTTCTCCTACCTGGGGCACGCGAAGGTCTCCTTCGTCGCCCCCGACAGCGTCAAGAAGGCGGTCGCCGACGAGGTCAACGAGCTGATCGACAAGGCCGGTACGCGACGGGACCTGCGATTCGCCGAGACCGACTACACGCCGCGCCGGATGCGCAACGTGACCCGGGCCGAGATCGCCGAACTGGGCACCGTGATCACCCAGGTCTACACCGCCGAGCCGATGCTGCGGGTGCTGTCGGAGGTGGCCGGCGAACCGGTGCACCCGTGCCCGTACGAGCCGGAGCAGTTCGTCATCACCTGCCTGGAGAAGGACGGCGACACCCACGGCTGGCACTGGGACGACTTCGCCTTCGCCCTGGTCTGGGTGGTGGAGTGCCCGCCGGTGGAGCATGGCGGTTTCGTCCAGTGCGTGCCCGGCACCACCTGGAACAAGCAGCGTCCGGAGATCAACCGGGCGCTGGTCAGCCGGCCGATCTACTCGATGGAACTGTTCCCCGGCGACCTGTACCTGATGCGGACCAACACGACGCTGCACCGGGTGGCCCCGGTCCGCCAGGGCCGCCGCAAGATCATCAACATGGGGTACGCCTCGACGTCCGACCTGACCCGCGACTTCACCCACGAAACCATGGACCAACTGTGGGCGACCGCGCCCGCCGGAGAGGTGTGA
- a CDS encoding argininosuccinate synthase, protein MSTRNNIAPQHIVLAFSGGLDTSVALVWLKERYRCRLTAFIADLGQGEELDTAARKAEKLGADEVRVVDLREEFARDYAFPMYRANALYEGQYLMGSSIGRPLIAAAQIRVAEEVGADAVAHGATGKGNDQIRFEMTFAALRPDITVISPWREWDLASRSDLLAYAGRHGIELDLSSGERPYSIDSNLLHTSYEGEALEDPAQPAPEGLLFRVRDLADTQDEPETVEIHFQGGNPVGVNGTPLSASAVLEALDEIGRRHGIGRLDIVENRIFGMKTRNIYEAPSGSLLWHAHRAVESLVLDPEVAQLKEELMPKYTALVYRGLWFAPERLMLQTAIDFSQQDVTGDAILRVHRGTVQVIGRRSPHSRYDTAFATFEADDVFDQRDSSGWLRVNTVRFRAGLANGAAKR, encoded by the coding sequence ATGTCGACTCGGAACAACATCGCCCCCCAGCACATCGTGCTCGCCTTCTCCGGCGGGCTCGACACCTCGGTGGCCCTGGTCTGGCTCAAGGAGCGCTACCGCTGCCGGCTGACCGCCTTCATCGCCGACCTGGGGCAGGGCGAGGAACTGGACACCGCCGCCCGCAAGGCCGAGAAGCTCGGCGCCGACGAGGTGCGGGTGGTCGACCTGCGTGAGGAGTTCGCCCGGGACTACGCGTTCCCCATGTACCGGGCCAACGCCCTGTACGAGGGGCAGTACCTGATGGGGTCCTCCATCGGCCGGCCGCTGATCGCCGCCGCGCAGATCCGGGTGGCCGAGGAGGTCGGCGCCGACGCGGTGGCGCACGGGGCCACCGGCAAGGGCAACGACCAGATCCGCTTCGAGATGACCTTCGCCGCGCTGCGTCCCGACATCACGGTGATCAGCCCGTGGCGGGAGTGGGATCTGGCCTCCCGCAGCGACCTGCTCGCGTACGCCGGCCGGCACGGCATCGAACTGGACCTGAGCAGCGGCGAACGGCCGTACTCCATCGACAGCAACCTGCTGCACACCTCGTACGAGGGAGAGGCCCTGGAGGACCCGGCGCAGCCGGCGCCGGAGGGCCTGCTGTTCCGGGTGCGCGACCTCGCCGACACCCAGGACGAGCCGGAGACCGTCGAGATCCACTTCCAGGGCGGCAACCCGGTCGGCGTCAACGGGACGCCGCTGTCGGCCAGCGCCGTGCTGGAGGCGCTCGACGAGATCGGCCGCCGGCACGGGATCGGCCGGCTGGATATCGTGGAGAACCGGATCTTCGGCATGAAGACCCGGAACATCTACGAGGCGCCATCGGGCAGCCTGCTCTGGCACGCCCACCGGGCGGTGGAGTCGCTGGTGCTCGACCCGGAGGTGGCCCAGCTCAAGGAGGAGCTGATGCCGAAATACACCGCCCTGGTCTACCGGGGCCTGTGGTTCGCCCCGGAGCGGCTGATGTTGCAGACCGCCATCGACTTCAGCCAGCAGGACGTCACCGGCGACGCGATCCTGCGGGTGCACCGGGGCACCGTCCAGGTCATCGGCCGCCGATCCCCGCACAGCCGCTACGACACCGCGTTCGCCACCTTCGAGGCGGACGACGTGTTCGACCAGCGGGACTCCTCCGGCTGGCTGCGGGTCAACACCGTCCGTTTCCGGGCCGGGCTGGCCAACGGGGCGGCGAAGCGGTGA